The Rhododendron vialii isolate Sample 1 chromosome 8a, ASM3025357v1 genome has a window encoding:
- the LOC131298103 gene encoding thaumatin-like protein, whose protein sequence is MEAMLRSLFIFVSVSLFVTHISVEVSATTITLYNKCTHPVWPGIQPGAGQPIVARGGFKLLPSKSYSLKLPADWSGRIWGRHGCSFDASGRGRCATGDCGGSLFCNGLGGAPPATLAEITLGHEQDFYDVSLVDGYNLAIAITPFKGSGKCSPAGCVSDLNMMCPVGLQVRSHDKRRVVACKSACFAFNSPRYCCTGRFGSPQSCKPTAYSRIFKAACPRAYSYAYDDPTSIATCTGGNYLVTFCAHH, encoded by the exons ATGGAAGCAATGCTGAGGTCTCTCTTCATCTTCGTTTCAGTCTCTCTCTTCGTAACCCACATTTCAG TGGAGGTATCTGCTACAACAATCACGCTTTACAATAAGTGTACCCACCCAGTCTGGCCCGGAATCCAACCCGGCGCCGGCCAGCCGATCGTGGCCCGCGGTGGCTTCAAGCTCCTGCCCAGCAAATCCTACTCCCTCAAACTCCCCGCCGACTGGTCAGGCCGGATCTGGGGCCGCCACGGCTGCTCCTTCGACGCCTCAGGCCGCGGACGCTGCGCAACCGGCGACTGCGGCGGCTCCCTCTTCTGCAACGGCCTCGGCGGCGCCCCACCGGCAACCCTGGCCGAGATCACGCTCGGCCACGAGCAGGACTTTTACGATGTGAGCCTCGTGGACGGCTACAACCTCGCAATCGCCATTACGCCGTTCAAGGGCTCCGGCAAGTGCAGCCCTGCGGGGTGCGTCAGCGATCTCAACATGATGTGCCCGGTGGGGCTTCAGGTGAGGTCCCACGACAAGCGGCGCGTGGTTGCGTGTAAAAGCGCGTGCTTTGCTTTCAACTCCCCCAGATATTGTTGTACGGGCAGGTTCGGGAGTCCGCAGTCGTGTAAGCCGACGGCATACTCGAGGATATTCAAGGCGGCGTGCCCTAGGGCTTACTCTTACGCTTATGACGATCCCACTAGCATTGCCACTTGCACTGGTGGCAACTATTTGGTAACCTTTTGCGCACACCACTAG